DNA sequence from the Pseudoalteromonas galatheae genome:
AAAACGGCTGGCATGTGTGCTCATTAGCAATTGCACCTGTCGCGAAAAAAGTGGGCGTATTGTGGCGTTGGCAAACAAGATGTTTTCTACCACTTTTGCAGACCTAGTTTAGACAACAAGGCCAGTAGTTGAACAACATGTTTTATTTTCAAGACTATTTACTTTATCTCGTTACATTGTCACATTAAAAATTGATTTAGATGAAGGTGCAGCTAATGAAATATGATAAGAAAAGTACTAATCGAAAAGTTGGTTTAGGGATTGCTGTCGGGGTTGGGATTGGCACAGCCGTGGGCGTTGCATCTGGGCAAATCATGTATGCTTTGCCTATCGGCATTGCCATAGGGATAGTTGTCGGCCGTAAGTATTTTTAATCCTTTTTGATACTTGATGCGTATGTGTGGTTCTGATTAGAAAACAACAAGATTAAGTAAGTGCAATTTAGTGACTCAGAAATTTCCAGGATCATAGAAATGGCGTGGGAAGATAGAACGCCATTTGAAGCTATCGAGCGACAGTTTGAACTGAGTGAGCCAGAAGTGATCAAATTGATGCGTAGTAGCCTAAAGCCCAGTAGTTTTAGACTATGGAGGCAACGAGTAAGTGGGCGCAACACAAAGCATATTAAACTTAGAAGCAAAGCGGTTAATCGCGGGTATTGCAAAACCCAATACAAACACAGGTAACGCTTTATCTAGACCCTCGTCTTTGCTTTATTGAAGGTCGCTAGCGAGTAAGCCGTAGAGTACTGAGTCTGAAATTTCACCAGCGATTTCCCAGCGAGCGCGTAAGTGGCCTTCTTTAGTAAATCCAAGCTTTGTGAGTACTTTGGTTGAGCCAATATTAGCGGGATCAATCTCTGCTTCAATACGCCTCAACTTCAGTGTTGAGAAAGCACAGTCAATGAGCGCGGAGCCCGCTTCTTGAATGACACCTTGCCCCCAGTGAGATTTGGCAATACCAAAGCCAATTTCGGCGCGACGTG
Encoded proteins:
- a CDS encoding TIGR03643 family protein, with translation MQFSDSEISRIIEMAWEDRTPFEAIERQFELSEPEVIKLMRSSLKPSSFRLWRQRVSGRNTKHIKLRSKAVNRGYCKTQYKHR
- a CDS encoding GNAT family N-acetyltransferase, which encodes MQLTTIQLDTERFTLRPLNSEDAEALFAIFSDADVMRYWNTPPWDSLDDATQFIKQSREDLTTQQAIALAIVSKSDETVIGKCLLFSWDKESRRAEIGFGIAKSHWGQGVIQEAGSALIDCAFSTLKLRRIEAEIDPANIGSTKVLTKLGFTKEGHLRARWEIAGEISDSVLYGLLASDLQ